One Miscanthus floridulus cultivar M001 unplaced genomic scaffold, ASM1932011v1 fs_292_2_3, whole genome shotgun sequence genomic window, AAACGGCACTTGGTGACGCTCCTGGTAGACCTTGCTCGCTCGTAGACGATCCTGTAGATCGCACACGCCTCCATGAACACGTCTGAGAGGTCCCGCTTGGTCTCTTCGAATTCGTCGGCGCCATAGAGCAACTGCATTGCACGCAGGGTTAATTAATTCATTGATCGTGATAGCCGATCGACCCTGAAGCTACCCCTGTTTCCTTGTAGTTATTCCACACATCAGGTAAGAAGACAGGATGCTTACATGTTTGTAGCTTTGATAGAGCTTTTGAAACTCAGcgttcttttcttctttgtccAGGTCAAAAAGTTGCCTGCTCTTTGTCAAGTACTCTTGGTAGCGGTCTTCCCATAGGAAGGTGCATTCTCGAGTTGCCTCAACCTCATCGAAGCATGGCAGTGTCGTTATCTCTGATCACAACAGAAGAAATTGAGACATGAGAAAATAAGTAGCTTCAAATTCCTTTAAAAAAAACTAGCTTCATATACTTGAGAGAATTTTGGAAAACAAGAACATCTGACAGGTATCGAGAGAAATTAGGAAAATAATTCTAAGAAAGCATATGGTTCACTTTGTAATAAATATTGGCTGTGCACATCCTCAGATGTAGAGGTTGGAAAAGTTAAATATTACACTATCTAATAGTAGTTCACTTTGTATAAGTATTGGTGCGTACATCCTCAGATGTAGACACTGGAATATTAATTATTCCATTATCTGCAAAAATCACAGTGGACCAGAAATCACATGAACATGCACAGCAGTACTGGTAGAatcatatttaaaaaaaaaaacagaccaACCTAGAAGAAAGCTAAACTAGATCAGTTGGTTGACGGTGACAGTGGAGTGCCAACTAGCAGAAAGACAACTTACGAATTTGTTCATCACATTGTTGCGATATTACTCTCTCAGTCTCATCGTAGATTCTACCCAGAATAGATGTAGAATGGTAGGAATCAAATCCTTTCTTCTCCATGAAGTGTGGATATGCTTGTACTCTCAGATTGCGATCCACATTTACCTGTTTAATTGGCAGAGACATGGCAAGAAACAACTGTTGAAACAGAGCATGCTGCCACAAGACTAATAACTGAGTGAAGTGAACTTTGGTCTTTGTATTAAATATCTAACCAACATGAAATTGCACATTTAATTTATTTTGTATATTTTTTGTTGGACAGATCAAATATAAACAAAAAAGAATGATATGAAATTCATAATTTCATGGAAGACTAGACCATATCAAAGCATAAGATTGTACTTAACCTTGTGCCCATCCAGAGCCAAGTAATAAAGGTCAACTAATTTAATCATGTTTTTCGCAATCGATTCCTTTTCGTCTTGATCGACTCCTCCTGTTAAGAATCGGTCCATATGTGCTAACCAGCAATCAGACGATAAACCAAGTGCATAACTGTAAGAGGGCAATCCAAACATGTATCCATCAGATCAACACAATGGAACCAAACAGTTGTTGCAGAGAAAACAAAATTATAGTTCAGAGACAAGTGATGAAGAATTAAAAAGGATCTCAGCACAACCAGGATATTCAGTGTTCATTATTCTAGGAAACATCCTCATATTACATAAAACAATATAAAAATTGTGTCAATCTTTGCATCAGCTTGTATTACCAATGATGTTGCAACTCTAGTTTATAGTTATTATGAGAGATATGTATAGTCTAACACATGTATATCATGTTACTTGCACTCAAGTAGTTATGCAGCTGATTCATATCAACAATATGATGATGGAATTTTTGGTGATCATAAGCAAATTTGGAAAAGGCAACAATGACATCTTTGGGTGCCCACAAGCTATATGATAAGGAATGCATCCAATGTGTTTGGGTTACAAGGACACTATATATCCAATTGATAACATATATCCAGAGTCCTAAGTTGAACTGCACAAATAGAGGCAAGGATGAGAAATAATTCATTTCACCAGTCCTCACTACATATTGGACTGACAAAATGCATGAGCAGTACATAAAAGTTATTAAGGCATGCCATTGTAAGCAAGATTGCGCCTGGTTTTTTTATATTTCAGAATACTGCAACTTCAGCTTGCTTTGCAACTAAGCATGCATGTCACATAGTTGACTggatatcttcaaataaattaaaGATATGTAATTCAGTATATACACAATAAAGAATGTTTATATGGTTTAGCAAAAGTAGTTAGAAATGATGAAATCTAAATTTGTGCAAAGCATACTGATCAATTCAAAACCAAGTAACATCCTGTGAACACTATGATATGAACATGATTAATAATTGAAGAGATACAATACTTGGGTATAAACGTAGTCGTCAAGCATTCATTAAATAGCACTCTTTCGAGAATCGATTCATTAAAATCCCTGGGTCCGCTAGGCTTGTGCTGGGTCTCCTTTGGTTTTAGTAGTTGAACCCAAGGTTCACTTCGCTTCTCGAAAGCCTTTAGTAACTGAAACACCATTTTTTGCTATCAGAATTGCAGAACTCCTTTTGGCAagttaaaaaataataataatgcaTATTAATGTGCAGAAAAATGCTATTGTGCTAGCACACAGGGGATGTAATTCTCTAAAACAAGAAATACTAATGTAATATTTAATTTAAAGGAAAAGTCTAGCTAGTCTGGCTTGCCCAATGGCAAGACACGGATGTGCAACCCACTGCTAAAGAGTTAGGACGTTGTGCAGGGTGTCTCAAAGGAAAGCTGGTGGTGTAGTGGGCTAGTGGCCAAGGTGAAGCACCAGGCCTTGGGAAGACGATGGGCCAGGTCAGGAGGATGCGCCTGAACTGGTAGTTTGTTATCAAAGTTCTACACTTCCATCTTTAGGAGAAACTTGACATAGGCAGAACGACAATATCATAAAGTTTGATTTTGAAGGGAGATGCCCACTCAACCAATAAGTTCAAGTGGCAACAAGTTGCTCCTAGGTCAGCATGAGCCTACTCCCACTTCGTCatgatgtgattcttttgttagTTGTTACACATGATTGGGTGAGCGTGCTGCAGGGCATGTTTTATAGATCATGTCATGCATCATCATAATCTTTGTGGGACTCTCTCACCGTCTTTCTTCGCACTCCAACTCTTTATAGGGCTAGTGATTCCTCTCATTGATCCCTCTTTCTGtcaacaattttttttttcttggtgGCTTCCTCACTGCTTGGACCAAGAAGAAAACAAGGCTGAGTTGCATGCTATGGCATGTGTGACAACAGAGATTACTTGGTTTTTGGTGTTTTTGTCTCAGTGCTGACTCTTCTGTTGCCTAACAGTACAGGTAGAATTGCCCGAGATCCTGTGAAACATTAGCTTACAAAGCATACTGGTGCTGATGATTCTTATACAGAGTGCCTCTCGAGTTTCAATTGGCAGAATTTTTCACAAATGCACGGATTAGAGCTTAGCACAGTGCACAATTGCCCACACCTGTATGCATATATATTCAGGCCTAGAACCCCCATACTGGATACAAGTGCTATTCATAACTGAAACACCCAAGCAAATAAGTTGGAAATTAATTCTGATGGAGACAAGAGGTTGGGCAAAGGTGCAGGGAAGTTGGATTGGGTTTGGCATTCCATGCATGCAGAGCTGATTGCATGTATACAAATCGTAACTGCTACCATATCATGTGGATTAGTCAAAACAATAAGCTCCAATAGGAAACATTAGCTTCTGAGCTATCTTCAGTTGGTGAAATGGTCTGTGATTGGAATCTTTCGAGCCTGAATTTTATTAGCCCTCACGTAATTATGTTCCTAGGTCATGTAATAAAGTAGCACATGTTATGGCTGTGCAATCTTGGTGGAATTTCATTCCTATAAAAACGGAACTACACATGTGATCCTGGAGAAGGTGGAGGGAAGCCACACGTACAACTCTAGCATGAACGGTTATGGATTACCTGTGTAATTGTTAAATAATTTGGTATCCAATTCGGCAGTAGGCATGTTAAGCTCACCATAGATGATTGGCCGTTGTGTGTAATGTAGCTTAATTGTGGAAGGACAAAATTTGTCACATAGATGGGAATTTTAACTTATACACATGTCCAAAAGTCAGATTACTCAGGGTCTACAAAAAGACCACAACTGGCTTGTGAGACTTCCTGTGAGCATATGATAGTGTCCAGGTTGGAGGGAGCAAATCCTAGCCATTGCTGTTATGGTTGGCAACAGCTATAGATGCCGTCAGAGGGGCTAATTAAGCAGGTGAGTTGTGAGGGATCAATCAGGAAAGCCTGAATTAGACAGGCAAGAGTCTAGGAGAGAATTATGCATGTAGACCTCTTTATAATCAGAGGTGATCAAGGAATAAACAAGCAATTACAGCCAATTCCTATTCTCACCTCCCTTCTCTGTTTTCTCATCTCCCTGCTGTTACCTCTCGACACCAGCCACCATGGGTAGGAAACCGGCGGCCGAACGGCCGGCGACCTCCCACAGCTACCCCATCAGGTCACTCCCCCACGGACGTGACATTGCAGTGCCGAAATAAAAGATTCCTAAAAATGTACATAAAAAGAAACAGAAATGAACTGACCATATGGTTTCTTGAGACCCAGAACTCGTCACCATCAAAATCGCTGCCAGCCATCTCATCAGCCAATGATCTTTGTCCAGAAGTAGGAAAAAGTATTGCATTTTTTGAATATCCGATAAAGTTCTTTTCCAGTCCGTCAATTTGCCTTGCAGTTAAGATATGTATATCGCCAAAATGTAGCCCAGGATGTTTAAACACAAGCACATCTCCAGAGTATTGGCCGCTGTCACTGTTTAGTAGGACATAAAGTCAGCAATAGACAACAGTAAAGCCTGCTGTCAAATACAGTATTATCCATGCTCCAATAATTAATAATAACTGCATATTTATGTATGTCCTGTAGGAGGCTAGCAATGCCAAAGAATGCAAGTTTTCAATATCTCCTGTGAAGCATAAAAACATTTCCTTTTTTATGTGAGGTAATACCGTAATAATAATAAGAATTTTCCACAACCCACTTCTTAAAATTGTTTAAAATATTGTACTCAAAACTGAAAAGCTATTCTAATTTGATCGACAGAAAATAGAATGCCCTCAATATTTTGAAGAATCAGATGCCAGATCTATTTGTCCATCTTTTAAGTTCAGACCACTATTTCTTTCTGCTTCTGTCTTGGGGATACTTTCCTTTTCAACCGTAACCAAATAGGATTGACAAAAGAAAATAGAGAACAATTTAGCTCAAAGGGCTAGGGCTGGATACCGAGCTAGCTCAGCTCATGAATGCAGTGGGgaggggggcgggggggggggggggggggggggattagcAATGGCTCGCCNNNNNNNNNNNNNNNNNNNNNNNNNNNNNNNNNNNNNNNNNNNNNNNNNNNNNNNNNNNNNNNNNNNNNNNNNNNNNNNNNNNNNNNNNNNNNNNNNNNNNNN contains:
- the LOC136531164 gene encoding probable RNA-dependent RNA polymerase 3, with the translated sequence MAGSDFDGDEFWVSRNHMLLKAFEKRSEPWVQLLKPKETQHKPSGPRDFNESILERVLFNECLTTTFIPNYALGLSSDCWLAHMDRFLTGGVDQDEKESIAKNMIKLVDLYYLALDGHKVNVDRNLRVQAYPHFMEKKGFDSYHSTSILGRIYDETERVISQQCDEQIQITTLPCFDEVEATRECTFLWEDRYQEYLTKSRQLFDLDKEEKNAEFQKLYQSYKHLLYGADEFEETKRDLSDVFMEACAIYRIVYERARSTRSVTKCRFVWNVAGAALCYLHATKYAVQRGEKTALCPLSVIRQLYI